The Aphelocoma coerulescens isolate FSJ_1873_10779 chromosome 15, UR_Acoe_1.0, whole genome shotgun sequence genome segment AGGGGGCAAATTCTTCACAGGAGAGAAGAAACACCTACAGGGAAGAAGCACAAGTTCAGCATTAGGTAGACGTTCCAGCAGCTGGAGTTAAAAGCTCTCTCACTTGAAAAGACCAGATCAAGACCCAACTACTGATAACAGCTTGTAACAAATGCAGCAGGAAACAGAGAATCAGCCAAGGAGAACAGCAGGCTTCCCGTGACAGCAAGAGTAGACTGTCTAAGAAGGCACCTACAGCCTCCCCACCTTCACACAGACATGGTCACAAtcatttctccttccctttccagtTGCCTTCTGCTCTTCAGGACACGGGAAAGACACAACTGTTTCCTACTTAAAGCTCTAAAGGGCACTATATCCCCAAAAGATCGCTTCTACAGCCTTCAAACCGTCTGAGATGCTCTGCTGGCAGGAGTTccctcctgcagggacagggcgCACTCACCATTGCTGTACTTGCACTGCTTCAGAGCCTCGTTGAAGCCCTCGCACAAGGTCAGGTCTCTCTGGTTGGTAGCACACTCCAGGAACTGCTTCATTTCATAGTGGCAGGGTCCGTAGGGCGACTGCTGCACCACGGGCCGGGGCTCCTGCGGGCACGGGCCCGGTCAGGGGCGGCCCGGGGACAGCAGCGCCTCTTCCAGCGTGCTCCCGTCACCCTCGGCGGCTAtctgtccgtccgtccgtccttccctgcacggccccgctccccccTCCCGCCGCCCCACGGCCACAGCCCCGCCGCCCAAGGGCAGCCCAAGGGCACGGCCCGGCTCCGCTCGCACCTGGGCGGGCGCCGCCGCCTTGGCCGGCTCGGAGGAGCCGCCGCTGAAGGCGCCGGTGATGGCGCTGCCCACGACGTGTCCCACGGCGGAGCCCACGGCCACGCCGGCCGCCGTGCTCGCCATCTGCGCCATCAGCCCGGGCTGCGCCGGCTGCGCCGCGGGTGCCGGGGCCGCTGGGGCCGGGCTGCGGAGAGAAGGCAGTTATGGGGGGCGGCACAGGGCGGCGCGCCCCGCGCTGCCCGCCGAGCCGAGCCCCCCGGTACCTGGCGGGCACCGGTGCCG includes the following:
- the CHCHD10 gene encoding coiled-coil-helix-coiled-coil-helix domain-containing protein 10, mitochondrial, translated to MARGGRSVSRPAAAPVPASPAPAAPAPAAQPAQPGLMAQMASTAAGVAVGSAVGHVVGSAITGAFSGGSSEPAKAAAPAQEPRPVVQQSPYGPCHYEMKQFLECATNQRDLTLCEGFNEALKQCKYSNGVSSLL